The Streptococcus pluranimalium genome contains a region encoding:
- a CDS encoding transporter substrate-binding domain-containing protein, whose translation MKKLTALVSLGLAASLMAACSNDKASQNESSWDKVKKAGVLEVATPGTLYPTSYYDDNKKLIGYEIDMMNEIGKRLDIKVNYQEIGVAEAFTSVDSGKVDVAVNNFDTTPERLEKYNFSIPYKYSVGGMIVREDGSSDIKAKDLSDWKGKKAGGGAGTQYMKIAEKQGAEPVIYDNVTNDVYLRDVSTGRTDFIPNDYYTQKVAVKFVTKQYPDIKVKVGDVKYNPTEQGIVMSKKDKSLKKKLDGVIKEMKEDGTLKKISEKYYAGQDLTEPEKGTEDLPTIDVSKK comes from the coding sequence ATTAAGAAACTTACTGCACTTGTATCACTAGGTTTGGCTGCGAGCTTGATGGCTGCTTGTTCAAATGATAAAGCTAGCCAAAATGAATCTAGTTGGGACAAGGTTAAAAAAGCTGGTGTATTAGAAGTTGCGACGCCTGGAACGCTCTATCCCACGTCATATTATGACGATAATAAAAAACTTATCGGCTATGAAATTGATATGATGAATGAGATTGGTAAGCGTCTTGATATCAAGGTGAATTATCAAGAAATTGGAGTAGCTGAAGCTTTTACCTCTGTTGATAGTGGGAAAGTTGATGTTGCTGTCAATAATTTTGATACGACACCAGAGCGCCTTGAAAAATATAATTTCTCGATTCCGTACAAGTATTCAGTTGGTGGAATGATTGTTCGCGAAGATGGTTCTTCTGATATCAAAGCCAAAGATCTATCTGACTGGAAAGGCAAAAAAGCTGGTGGTGGCGCTGGAACTCAGTATATGAAAATTGCTGAAAAACAAGGTGCTGAGCCTGTCATCTATGATAATGTTACTAACGATGTTTATCTTCGTGATGTATCAACAGGACGTACAGATTTCATACCAAACGATTACTATACTCAAAAAGTAGCTGTTAAGTTTGTTACTAAACAATACCCTGATATTAAAGTTAAAGTTGGAGATGTCAAATACAATCCAACAGAACAAGGGATTGTTATGAGTAAAAAAGATAAATCTCTTAAGAAAAAACTTGATGGTGTGATCAAAGAGATGAAAGAAGATGGCACGCTCAAGAAGATTTCTGAGAAATATTACGCTGGTCAAGACCTAACAGAACCAGAAAAGGGAACTGAAGATTTACCAACGATTGATGTTTCTAAAAAATAA